A DNA window from Comamonas sp. 26 contains the following coding sequences:
- a CDS encoding plasmid recombination protein → MAESIAHFAVKSIGLSRVNGRKPCTLLEAARHNLREIQAEQGATGRIDPTRTHGNIVLHGPESATEVQALADDLLTAVGVNMDKLRCDHCQAIEAVFSLPQMTEIADPDAYFVQCLAWLRGALSLPVLSAVIHCDESAKHLHALLLPVKDGAHVGSTPIDRVALKRLREQFFSTVAGPAGLKHAGAKMRGW, encoded by the coding sequence ATGGCTGAAAGCATCGCTCACTTTGCCGTTAAGAGTATCGGCCTGTCCCGCGTGAACGGCCGCAAGCCCTGCACTCTGCTGGAGGCCGCCCGCCACAACCTGCGCGAGATTCAGGCAGAGCAAGGTGCTACTGGTCGCATAGACCCGACACGTACCCACGGCAACATCGTTTTGCACGGGCCTGAGTCCGCTACTGAAGTGCAAGCCTTAGCGGATGACCTTCTGACTGCCGTGGGTGTAAACATGGACAAACTGCGCTGCGACCACTGTCAAGCCATCGAGGCAGTTTTCAGTCTGCCGCAGATGACTGAAATTGCCGACCCTGACGCCTACTTTGTGCAGTGCTTAGCGTGGCTGAGGGGTGCCTTGTCCCTGCCTGTGCTGAGTGCCGTTATTCACTGTGACGAATCTGCAAAGCATCTGCATGCGCTGCTATTGCCTGTGAAAGATGGCGCACACGTTGGCAGTACACCTATCGACCGCGTAGCGCTCAAGCGTTTGCGAGAACAGTTCTTTTCTACGGTGGCTGGGCCTGCTGGCTTGAAACATGCTGGGGCGAAGATGCGGGGGTGGTGA
- a CDS encoding integrase family protein, translating to MAKIAFTAGRVSGFKCPLDKKQAFLWDSTVPGLGLRMTPAGKPAYVFQGVYQGKDLRITIGSPDAWGIPQAQAKARELQRLIDEGTDPRTPKREALASALAEEQAQAAAVAQAVTVGEIWPLYLENGKPKRKEAWKPRYRADLEAMAAPGGEQKKRGQGVTRPGPLYPLLALPLAGVNEDTLKSWFDSEALTGKHQAARALMMFRGFMRWCAARPEYRNLTDRDAGKAAAIVEALPSNTRRTDALEAAQVPGWWAGVEQLNNRTASVYLRALLLTGARREEMAALKWADVDFQWRKLTIADKVDATRTIPLSAYLAHMLATLPRVGQYVFASTGKAGRITDTRASHAKALQSAAIEGLTIHGLRRSFSLLGEAAGAPAGAIAQVMGHKPSATAEGYRPRSIDALRPFLECIEAHILEQAEVKFDSTQEPGKLRVVAGN from the coding sequence ATGGCAAAGATTGCATTCACCGCTGGCCGGGTATCGGGGTTCAAGTGCCCGCTCGACAAGAAACAGGCGTTTTTGTGGGACAGCACAGTCCCTGGCCTTGGCTTACGTATGACGCCTGCCGGGAAACCCGCCTACGTGTTCCAAGGCGTGTATCAAGGCAAAGACCTGCGCATAACCATTGGCAGCCCTGATGCCTGGGGCATTCCCCAAGCGCAAGCCAAAGCCCGAGAACTGCAACGGCTGATTGATGAAGGCACCGACCCGCGCACACCTAAGCGTGAGGCATTGGCCTCCGCCCTCGCTGAAGAGCAGGCCCAGGCCGCCGCCGTCGCCCAGGCCGTGACCGTGGGGGAAATCTGGCCGCTGTACTTGGAGAACGGCAAACCCAAGCGCAAAGAGGCATGGAAGCCGCGCTACCGTGCTGACCTTGAAGCGATGGCCGCCCCTGGCGGTGAACAAAAAAAGCGAGGACAGGGCGTGACAAGGCCGGGGCCGCTGTATCCGCTGCTGGCGCTGCCGCTGGCCGGGGTGAATGAGGACACGTTGAAAAGCTGGTTTGACAGCGAAGCCCTGACCGGCAAGCACCAAGCCGCCCGCGCTTTGATGATGTTCCGGGGCTTCATGCGCTGGTGCGCTGCCCGCCCGGAGTATCGGAACCTGACAGACCGCGATGCTGGCAAGGCCGCCGCCATCGTGGAAGCCCTGCCAAGCAACACACGTCGCACCGACGCCCTGGAAGCCGCTCAGGTACCCGGCTGGTGGGCTGGCGTGGAGCAACTGAACAACCGCACCGCAAGCGTCTATCTCCGTGCCTTGCTGCTGACGGGTGCCCGCCGTGAGGAAATGGCCGCCTTGAAATGGGCCGATGTGGATTTTCAGTGGCGCAAGCTGACCATTGCCGACAAGGTGGACGCCACCCGAACCATTCCCCTGAGTGCATACCTGGCGCACATGCTGGCAACGTTGCCGAGGGTGGGGCAGTATGTGTTTGCCAGCACGGGGAAGGCTGGACGCATTACCGACACTCGTGCCAGCCATGCCAAAGCTCTGCAAAGCGCTGCAATCGAGGGCCTGACTATCCATGGTCTACGCCGTTCCTTTTCGCTGCTGGGTGAGGCTGCCGGGGCGCCTGCTGGGGCTATCGCGCAAGTGATGGGTCACAAGCCAAGCGCAACCGCTGAGGGCTACAGACCGCGCAGCATTGATGCCCTGCGCCCGTTTTTGGAATGTATTGAAGCGCACATACTTGAACAAGCCGAGGTGAAATTTGACAGTACCCAAGAGCCGGGCAAGCTGCGCGTAGTGGCTGGTAATTGA
- a CDS encoding AlpA family transcriptional regulator has product MFQTKTDSNHKRRTANSSLSVTTKRPTALIPNFDELPDSALVRQAQLVRDPKNPTRPAPLPFSPSTFWRKVAAGEFPKPLKLGERITAWRVGEVRAWIESQANSVQEVKQ; this is encoded by the coding sequence ATGTTTCAAACGAAGACAGACTCGAACCACAAACGCCGCACGGCGAATAGCTCGCTCTCAGTAACGACGAAGCGCCCCACTGCGTTGATCCCGAACTTTGATGAGCTGCCTGATTCCGCGTTAGTGCGTCAAGCGCAGTTGGTGCGCGACCCCAAAAACCCAACCCGCCCTGCGCCGCTGCCGTTTTCTCCTTCCACCTTCTGGCGCAAGGTGGCCGCAGGGGAATTTCCGAAGCCTCTCAAACTGGGCGAGCGCATCACGGCCTGGCGCGTGGGCGAAGTGCGTGCCTGGATCGAATCTCAGGCGAACTCCGTGCAGGAGGTCAAGCAATGA
- a CDS encoding helix-turn-helix domain-containing protein, which produces MVVHIDPLWFGVCPDIQHRPLQGVVLFFRGGRMSIKVMTAVFERYPNGGGEMLLALALADHASDDGARVFPSIKALAEKTRQSERSVQYQLRRMQETSWLILVNAGNGGRAFGWSDQGWLSGRWSLLLGRRWL; this is translated from the coding sequence ATGGTGGTCCATATCGACCCCCTTTGGTTTGGTGTATGTCCAGACATTCAGCATAGACCTTTGCAAGGCGTTGTCCTTTTTTTCCGGGGAGGCCGCATGAGCATCAAGGTGATGACCGCTGTGTTTGAGCGTTACCCCAATGGCGGCGGAGAGATGCTGCTTGCGCTGGCGCTGGCCGACCATGCCAGTGATGACGGCGCCCGTGTGTTCCCCAGCATCAAGGCTCTGGCCGAGAAGACCCGCCAGTCCGAGCGTTCCGTCCAATACCAGCTGCGCCGTATGCAAGAGACCAGTTGGTTGATCCTGGTGAATGCTGGGAATGGTGGCCGCGCCTTCGGCTGGAGTGATCAGGGCTGGCTGAGCGGGCGCTGGTCCTTGCTTCTTGGCAGGCGATGGCTTTGA
- a CDS encoding sensor domain-containing diguanylate cyclase → MDTCYAPSPPDNRNVAGAQLLQAAVDQAFNAVVITNADLSGSGPVIIYCNAAFSAMTGYSHEELLGRSPRILQGPETDAEVISRLRQCLMDGSFFQGFAVNYRKDGAPYYVSWNISAVRDADGHITHYVSVQQDVTQQVESDKQRDLMAHALNATNAPVMITDQTEHLVFVNRAFERQTGYRAAEVLGRTPRMLRSGSHTPEFYSELREKLQRGDSFSRTFINKRKDGEIYHAEHSISALRDARQHITHHVSFSKDISNLVQREQELRVQAYRDELTGLLNRSAGRYELESCQSLAERNSTPYGLILCDIDLFKQVNDQFGHAVGDQVLVQVARLLRRSVRSTEHIVRWGGEEFLIIVPSSREQSLRNLAERIRKTIAGHEHAQVGSVTLSLGVGCWQQGETPADLLQRTDMALYQAKNAGRNRIALAHAPHHKA, encoded by the coding sequence ATGGATACTTGTTACGCGCCTTCGCCTCCAGATAATCGAAACGTCGCCGGCGCGCAATTGCTGCAAGCGGCCGTGGACCAAGCATTCAATGCGGTGGTCATTACCAATGCGGATCTTTCAGGCAGTGGCCCGGTCATCATCTACTGCAATGCCGCCTTCAGCGCCATGACCGGCTACAGCCACGAAGAACTGCTGGGGCGCTCGCCCAGAATATTGCAAGGGCCAGAAACCGATGCAGAGGTCATCAGTCGATTGCGCCAATGCCTGATGGACGGCAGCTTTTTCCAGGGCTTTGCGGTCAACTATCGCAAAGATGGAGCCCCTTATTACGTCTCGTGGAACATTTCGGCGGTGCGCGATGCAGATGGGCACATCACACACTATGTGTCAGTACAGCAAGACGTCACTCAACAGGTTGAAAGCGATAAACAACGCGATCTGATGGCCCATGCGCTCAACGCGACCAATGCACCCGTCATGATCACCGATCAAACTGAGCACCTGGTATTTGTCAATCGGGCGTTTGAAAGGCAAACCGGCTACCGCGCAGCAGAAGTGCTGGGGCGCACGCCAAGAATGCTGCGTTCAGGCTCTCACACCCCAGAGTTTTATTCGGAACTGCGTGAGAAGCTGCAGCGTGGAGACAGCTTTAGCCGCACTTTCATCAACAAACGCAAAGATGGAGAGATCTATCATGCAGAGCACAGCATTTCAGCATTGCGTGATGCCCGGCAGCACATCACCCACCATGTAAGCTTCTCCAAAGACATCAGCAATCTGGTCCAGCGTGAGCAGGAATTGCGCGTACAGGCCTATCGTGATGAGCTGACAGGACTGCTTAATCGCAGTGCAGGCCGGTATGAGCTGGAAAGCTGCCAAAGCCTCGCCGAGCGCAATAGCACTCCTTACGGCTTGATCTTGTGCGACATTGATCTGTTCAAGCAGGTCAATGATCAGTTTGGACATGCTGTTGGCGACCAGGTGCTGGTACAAGTGGCGCGCCTGCTGCGTCGCTCGGTGCGAAGCACAGAGCACATAGTGCGCTGGGGCGGCGAGGAATTTCTGATCATCGTGCCCAGTTCGAGAGAGCAGTCCCTGCGCAATTTGGCAGAACGCATTCGCAAAACCATCGCCGGCCACGAGCATGCGCAAGTCGGCAGCGTCACTCTCTCCTTGGGCGTCGGCTGCTGGCAGCAGGGCGAAACTCCAGCTGATCTGCTGCAACGCACCGACATGGCCTTATACCAAGCCAAGAATGCAGGCAGAAACCGGATAGCTTTGGCGCATGCGCCGCACCACAAGGCCTGA
- a CDS encoding class 1 fructose-bisphosphatase — MKKNISLTRYLVEQQRVDGLIPGQLRLLLEVVARACKRISFAVNKGELGDVMGTAGSENVQGEVQKKLDIIANETLIEANEWGGHLAAMASEEMEGIYVVPNRYPQGEYLLMFDPLDGSSNIDINMSIGTIFSVLKKPEGHPGVHESDFFQPGTQQVAAGYCIYGPQTTLVLTVGDGVAMFTLDREQGSFLLVEENVKIPEDTKEFAINMSNMRHWDEPVKRYVDEVLAGKEGPRQKDFNMRWVAAMVADVHRILCRGGVFMYPWDKREPLKPGKLRLMYEANPMSWLIEQAGGMATNGRERILDIQPTQLHERVSVVLGSKNEVERVTRYHLEADEKAL, encoded by the coding sequence ATGAAGAAGAACATTAGCCTGACCCGCTACCTGGTCGAGCAGCAACGCGTGGACGGTCTCATCCCCGGCCAACTGCGCCTGCTGCTGGAAGTGGTGGCCCGCGCCTGCAAACGCATCAGCTTTGCCGTAAACAAGGGCGAACTCGGTGACGTGATGGGCACTGCCGGCAGCGAAAACGTGCAAGGCGAAGTGCAAAAAAAGCTGGACATCATCGCCAACGAAACACTGATCGAAGCTAACGAATGGGGCGGCCACCTGGCAGCCATGGCCTCGGAAGAAATGGAAGGCATCTACGTGGTGCCCAACCGTTATCCTCAAGGCGAATACCTGCTGATGTTTGACCCACTGGACGGCTCGTCCAACATCGACATCAACATGTCGATTGGCACCATCTTCAGCGTACTCAAGAAGCCCGAAGGCCACCCCGGCGTTCATGAAAGCGACTTCTTCCAGCCCGGCACTCAGCAAGTCGCCGCCGGTTACTGCATCTACGGCCCACAGACCACTCTGGTGCTGACCGTGGGTGACGGCGTTGCCATGTTTACCCTGGATCGCGAGCAAGGCTCCTTCCTGCTGGTCGAAGAGAACGTCAAGATCCCGGAAGACACCAAGGAATTCGCCATCAATATGTCGAACATGCGCCACTGGGACGAGCCTGTGAAGCGCTATGTGGACGAAGTGCTGGCCGGCAAGGAAGGCCCGCGCCAGAAGGATTTCAACATGCGCTGGGTAGCAGCCATGGTCGCCGACGTGCACCGCATCTTGTGCCGCGGCGGCGTCTTCATGTACCCCTGGGACAAGCGCGAACCACTGAAGCCCGGAAAGCTGCGCCTGATGTACGAAGCCAACCCCATGAGCTGGCTGATCGAACAAGCCGGCGGCATGGCCACCAACGGCCGCGAGCGCATTCTGGACATCCAGCCCACCCAGCTCCACGAACGCGTCAGCGTCGTCCTCGGCTCCAAGAACGAAGTGGAACGCGTAACCCGCTATCACCTAGAAGCGGACGAAAAAGCGCTATAA
- the pepN gene encoding aminopeptidase N yields MLQLRDGQAPATAIYRADYEAPAWWIDTVDLTFDLDPAKTRVLSKMRVRRNPDVPAQALRLDGDELNLARVMVNGGGTSFKMDGDQLVLENLPEGNEPVELEIFTTCCPAKNTKLMGLYVSEDTFFTQCEAEGFRRITYFLDRPDVMAMYTVTLRASKAQYPVLLSNGNLVDSGELEDGRHFAKWVDPHKKPSYLFALVAGNLVAREQKIKSRAGNEHLLQVFVRPGDLEKTEHAMNSLMHSVAWDEARFGLSLDLDRFMIVATSDFNMGAMENKGLNIFNTKYVLASQATATDTDYANIESVVGHEYFHNWTGNRVTCRDWFQLSLKEGLTVFRDQEFSMDMAGAASARAVKRIDDVRVLRTVQFPEDAGPMAHPVRPDSYIEINNFYTVTIYEKGAEVVRMQHNLVGREGFAKGMKLYFERHDGHAVTCDDFSQAIADANPESALAQNLQQFRRWYSQAGTPVLKAVGQYDAAAQTYTLTLSQSCAPTVDQSEKLPFVIPVQMGLLTAAGQAIALQLQGEEAAQGTSRMLVLTEAEQSFVFTNVPEEPVPSLLRSFSAPVVLDCEFNDADLLTLLAHDSDPFNQWEASQRLGLRYALKSIATPADTASASGQSGTEILPADFVQAMRRVLQDDKLDAAFKDLVLTLPSESYIAEQLAEVDPQRVHAVREAMILQLATTLQPEWEATWEANRDTGAYTPDHISAGRRALAGRSLSMLCLNAAQTGDTIWPGKAYQRCKDAGNMTDRMAALAALVYSASPLAEQALQRFHALFKNDALVLDKWFALQGAASDRGGNVLPAVQALMKHPDFQIKNPNRARSLIFSYCNNAGAFHRADAAGYAFWADRVIEIDGFNPQVAARLTRVMDRWKKLPEPYRAAARTALERVAAKTDLSNDVREVITRALAD; encoded by the coding sequence ATGCTGCAACTGCGTGACGGGCAAGCCCCGGCCACCGCCATTTACCGCGCCGACTACGAGGCTCCGGCCTGGTGGATCGACACGGTGGATCTGACTTTTGACCTGGACCCGGCAAAGACGCGCGTGCTGAGCAAGATGCGCGTGCGCCGCAACCCCGATGTGCCAGCTCAGGCTCTGCGCCTTGATGGTGACGAGCTGAATCTGGCCCGTGTCATGGTCAACGGCGGTGGGACCTCGTTCAAGATGGACGGCGACCAGCTGGTACTGGAGAACCTGCCCGAAGGCAATGAGCCTGTGGAGCTGGAGATCTTCACCACCTGCTGCCCCGCCAAGAACACCAAGCTCATGGGCTTGTATGTGAGCGAGGACACTTTCTTCACGCAGTGCGAAGCAGAGGGTTTCCGCCGCATCACCTACTTCCTGGACCGCCCTGATGTGATGGCCATGTACACCGTCACACTGCGCGCCAGCAAGGCCCAGTACCCGGTGCTCCTATCCAACGGCAATCTGGTGGATTCCGGTGAGCTGGAAGATGGCCGCCACTTTGCCAAGTGGGTCGATCCGCACAAAAAGCCCAGCTACTTGTTTGCACTGGTCGCTGGCAACCTCGTCGCACGCGAACAAAAGATCAAGAGCCGCGCTGGCAACGAGCACCTGCTGCAGGTCTTTGTGCGCCCCGGCGATCTGGAAAAGACCGAGCACGCCATGAACTCCCTCATGCACTCTGTGGCATGGGATGAGGCGCGCTTTGGCCTGAGCCTTGACCTGGATCGCTTCATGATCGTCGCCACCAGCGACTTCAACATGGGTGCCATGGAAAACAAAGGCCTGAACATCTTCAACACGAAGTACGTTCTGGCCAGCCAGGCTACTGCCACCGATACCGACTACGCCAATATCGAGTCCGTCGTCGGCCACGAATACTTCCATAACTGGACGGGTAACCGCGTCACCTGCCGCGACTGGTTCCAGCTCTCGCTCAAGGAAGGCCTGACGGTCTTCCGCGACCAGGAATTCAGCATGGACATGGCAGGTGCCGCATCGGCCCGGGCCGTCAAGCGTATCGACGATGTGCGCGTGCTGCGCACCGTGCAGTTCCCCGAAGATGCTGGCCCCATGGCTCACCCCGTGCGCCCCGACAGCTATATCGAGATCAACAACTTCTACACGGTCACGATCTACGAAAAGGGCGCGGAAGTCGTGCGCATGCAGCACAACCTGGTGGGCCGCGAAGGCTTTGCCAAGGGCATGAAGCTGTACTTCGAGCGCCATGACGGCCACGCGGTAACTTGCGACGATTTCTCGCAAGCCATTGCCGATGCCAACCCCGAATCGGCGCTGGCCCAGAACCTGCAGCAGTTCCGCCGCTGGTATAGCCAGGCCGGAACGCCCGTGCTCAAGGCCGTGGGCCAGTACGACGCTGCCGCTCAGACCTACACGCTGACGCTATCGCAAAGCTGCGCCCCCACCGTGGACCAGAGCGAGAAGCTGCCTTTTGTCATTCCCGTGCAAATGGGTCTGCTCACGGCCGCCGGTCAAGCCATTGCGCTGCAACTACAAGGTGAGGAAGCCGCTCAAGGCACCAGCCGCATGCTGGTTCTGACCGAAGCCGAACAAAGCTTTGTCTTCACCAACGTGCCAGAAGAGCCTGTGCCATCACTGCTGCGCAGCTTCAGCGCCCCCGTGGTGCTGGACTGCGAATTCAACGATGCCGATCTGCTGACCCTGCTGGCACACGACAGCGACCCATTCAACCAATGGGAAGCCAGCCAGCGTCTGGGCCTGCGCTACGCTCTCAAGTCCATAGCTACTCCGGCTGATACAGCAAGCGCTAGCGGCCAATCTGGCACTGAAATTCTGCCTGCAGATTTTGTGCAAGCCATGCGCCGCGTGCTGCAAGATGACAAGCTGGACGCCGCTTTCAAGGACTTGGTGCTCACGCTCCCGTCCGAGAGCTACATCGCCGAACAGCTGGCCGAGGTCGACCCGCAACGCGTGCACGCCGTGCGCGAAGCCATGATCTTGCAACTGGCCACCACGCTGCAGCCCGAATGGGAAGCCACATGGGAAGCCAACCGCGACACCGGTGCCTACACGCCTGACCATATCAGCGCAGGCCGCCGCGCCCTCGCCGGTCGCTCTCTCTCCATGCTGTGCCTGAACGCCGCCCAGACAGGCGATACCATCTGGCCCGGCAAGGCCTACCAGCGCTGCAAGGATGCAGGCAACATGACCGACCGCATGGCAGCTCTGGCTGCTCTGGTCTACAGCGCAAGCCCCTTGGCAGAGCAGGCACTGCAACGCTTCCATGCGCTGTTCAAGAACGATGCGCTGGTGCTGGACAAATGGTTTGCCCTTCAAGGCGCTGCCAGCGACCGCGGCGGCAATGTGCTGCCCGCTGTCCAGGCACTGATGAAGCACCCTGACTTCCAGATCAAGAACCCCAACCGCGCACGCAGCCTGATCTTCAGCTACTGCAACAACGCTGGCGCCTTCCACCGAGCTGACGCCGCCGGTTATGCCTTCTGGGCCGATCGCGTGATTGAGATTGACGGTTTCAACCCCCAGGTTGCCGCCCGCCTCACCCGCGTGATGGACCGCTGGAAAAAGCTGCCCGAGCCCTACCGCGCCGCAGCCCGCACAGCCCTTGAGCGTGTAGCCGCCAAGACCGACCTGTCCAACGATGTGCGCGAGGTGATTACCCGCGCTCTGGCGGACTAA
- a CDS encoding LexA family transcriptional regulator, which yields MNTDFGKRLKEARKHAGLTQQQLARKVGIGQSTIAELERSGLGSSHVTAIAVACGVSPFWLADGKGSMLSEANTSPGPEMKGMYPLLSEVQAGRWTELCTGFQSSDAQDWRPSTKNLGPCGFMLRVRGRSMENPGGSPSFTEGMILHINPDIDPLPGHFVVVRRSATDETTFKRYLLIEGAPYLEAINPDWPKDEKYLKLMPGDAWCGVVVDASLGGLI from the coding sequence ATGAACACCGACTTTGGAAAACGTCTCAAGGAGGCTAGGAAGCACGCTGGCTTGACTCAGCAACAACTGGCAAGGAAAGTTGGCATCGGGCAGTCAACCATTGCTGAGCTTGAGCGCTCTGGACTTGGCTCCAGTCACGTCACCGCCATCGCAGTCGCCTGTGGCGTTTCCCCGTTCTGGCTTGCAGACGGTAAGGGTTCCATGCTCTCGGAGGCAAATACATCACCAGGACCGGAAATGAAAGGCATGTATCCACTCCTTTCAGAAGTTCAGGCGGGAAGATGGACTGAGCTGTGCACAGGATTCCAGTCGTCTGACGCTCAAGACTGGCGCCCATCCACCAAGAATCTTGGCCCTTGCGGATTCATGCTGCGAGTTCGAGGCAGGTCGATGGAGAACCCTGGAGGCTCCCCGAGCTTTACCGAAGGAATGATTCTTCACATCAATCCAGACATTGACCCTCTACCTGGTCACTTCGTCGTTGTCCGTCGCAGCGCTACTGACGAGACGACGTTCAAGCGCTACCTCCTTATTGAAGGGGCACCCTATCTGGAAGCCATCAACCCAGATTGGCCCAAGGACGAAAAGTATTTAAAGCTCATGCCAGGTGATGCGTGGTGCGGAGTTGTCGTTGATGCGTCTCTTGGCGGTCTAATTTAA
- a CDS encoding phage regulatory CII family protein produces the protein MSILDALRRSVDNFPGGREVVAIRIGKTGEVLRKELSGAASHKLGAVDALVIARLTCEVGMAHCHDYAALVAQECGGRFELVTEPAGEAPSPVAKVSKLVVETSHITTAVIEAMQDGVISDNELAQIEREIAEAEEVLRKLRQAARAVNAAGKPAGIARSER, from the coding sequence ATGAGCATTCTTGATGCCCTGCGCCGCAGCGTAGATAACTTTCCCGGTGGCCGCGAAGTGGTTGCCATCCGTATTGGCAAGACTGGCGAAGTGTTGCGCAAGGAGCTATCCGGTGCGGCCTCCCACAAGCTGGGTGCTGTTGATGCCTTGGTCATTGCTCGCTTGACTTGCGAAGTCGGCATGGCGCATTGCCATGACTACGCCGCGCTGGTTGCCCAGGAGTGCGGTGGTCGCTTTGAGCTGGTGACTGAGCCTGCTGGCGAAGCGCCAAGCCCGGTGGCTAAGGTTTCCAAGCTGGTGGTGGAAACCTCCCACATCACCACGGCCGTGATTGAAGCCATGCAGGACGGAGTGATTTCGGATAACGAGCTGGCTCAGATCGAGCGCGAGATTGCCGAGGCTGAAGAGGTGCTGCGCAAGCTGCGCCAGGCTGCCCGTGCCGTGAACGCCGCAGGCAAGCCCGCTGGAATCGCGAGGTCTGAACGATGA
- a CDS encoding YHYH domain-containing protein → MKALLITAALLITGAAYAHSGGTDRQGCHTDHRTGTRHCH, encoded by the coding sequence ATGAAAGCACTATTGATCACTGCGGCACTTCTGATCACAGGAGCAGCCTATGCACACTCGGGTGGAACAGATAGACAAGGTTGCCATACCGACCATCGGACAGGCACGCGTCACTGCCACTAA
- a CDS encoding P-loop NTPase fold protein, producing the protein MRRTTRPEFANDENAVRELRHGSSSASVNAARLTTNSRLPLIKGGLCNNFKKKSQMNHPDLTTLTFNGANGRDEFRRVQVAEKVIQLLTAPIDVSPMVIDGDWGTGKTEFCHKLLNKFRAEHDHHRLLYVDAFQADHADNPLLTVLSGVLSLLPEGDQKNALRRKAMPVARFAVATVGKAVLSHVLKQNTGDLADGLEESLQEASKQVVDASVKALLKDHEEAQKNLQALQATLESIAKDAPIVIFIDELDRCRPDFAVQMLEVIKHTFNVEGLQFVLVTNTRQLKAAINHRYGHQVDAQRYLDKFLKFSFRLPDFVLGRQGYVSDGVPVSVEHFTRLLGISESLNQTDLTEQRNGVSEFAKELIRHRALSLREVETFLRYLEIYHQLSKGLASNVTWGYQQLRIFGVFVFCFHPNISDSILSNRADADVIAGLLGVSGMPDIKSDRFRSSHLQTLAVMLAQACAFNSAKYVPTNDQVELKGYWDHTKQQYFGWRGLDDLQEHVKQTILCLQLGSA; encoded by the coding sequence ATGCGCCGCACCACAAGGCCTGAATTCGCGAACGACGAAAACGCAGTTCGCGAATTGCGCCATGGCAGCAGTTCGGCATCAGTAAATGCTGCTCGCCTGACCACCAATTCCAGATTGCCTTTGATCAAAGGCGGCTTGTGCAATAACTTCAAGAAGAAATCTCAGATGAATCATCCAGATCTCACCACTTTGACCTTCAACGGCGCGAATGGTCGCGATGAGTTTCGGCGCGTGCAGGTTGCCGAAAAAGTCATTCAGCTCCTGACAGCTCCCATTGACGTCTCTCCCATGGTCATCGATGGCGACTGGGGAACAGGCAAGACCGAGTTCTGCCACAAGCTCCTCAACAAGTTTCGGGCTGAGCATGATCACCATCGCTTGTTGTACGTGGATGCATTCCAAGCAGACCATGCCGACAATCCACTGCTGACAGTGTTATCTGGGGTATTGAGCCTTTTGCCAGAGGGTGACCAGAAGAACGCACTGCGGAGAAAGGCGATGCCAGTGGCGCGCTTTGCCGTGGCCACTGTTGGCAAAGCAGTTCTGTCCCATGTCCTCAAGCAAAATACAGGTGACTTGGCAGATGGGTTAGAGGAAAGTCTCCAAGAAGCTTCCAAGCAAGTAGTGGACGCCTCAGTCAAGGCGTTGCTGAAAGATCATGAGGAGGCTCAAAAAAATCTGCAGGCACTGCAGGCTACGTTGGAAAGCATCGCGAAGGATGCCCCCATCGTCATCTTCATCGATGAGCTTGACCGCTGTCGCCCCGATTTTGCGGTGCAAATGCTGGAAGTGATCAAGCACACCTTCAACGTCGAAGGTCTGCAATTCGTATTGGTGACTAACACACGTCAGCTTAAAGCGGCCATCAATCACCGATATGGTCACCAAGTCGATGCACAACGCTACCTTGACAAATTCTTGAAATTTAGTTTCCGCTTGCCGGATTTTGTGCTGGGCCGTCAAGGATATGTGTCTGATGGGGTGCCTGTATCAGTCGAACATTTCACGAGACTTTTGGGGATTAGTGAATCGTTGAATCAGACTGATTTAACTGAGCAAAGAAATGGTGTTTCTGAGTTCGCTAAAGAACTTATTCGGCACAGAGCTTTATCTTTGCGCGAAGTGGAGACATTTTTACGATATTTGGAGATTTATCATCAGCTCAGCAAAGGCTTGGCAAGCAACGTTACATGGGGCTATCAGCAACTGCGGATTTTTGGCGTTTTTGTGTTTTGCTTTCACCCTAACATTTCGGATTCAATACTGAGCAATCGTGCAGATGCAGATGTAATCGCAGGCCTGTTAGGCGTCTCTGGTATGCCGGACATCAAGTCAGATCGCTTTCGTTCTAGCCATCTACAGACTTTGGCAGTCATGCTGGCACAAGCCTGTGCATTTAACAGTGCCAAATATGTACCTACGAATGACCAAGTTGAGCTGAAAGGATACTGGGACCATACGAAGCAACAATATTTTGGCTGGCGAGGTCTGGATGACTTGCAGGAGCATGTCAAGCAGACCATTCTCTGCTTGCAGTTGGGCAGTGCCTGA